Proteins from one Parcubacteria group bacterium ADurb.Bin159 genomic window:
- the mgtA gene encoding GDP-mannose-dependent alpha-mannosyltransferase, with protein MKVAIIHDYLNQYGGAEKVLEAMHEIWPEAPIFTLFYDPKKMPPHFQKWDIRVSPISNLPFGTSHYRVYLPLMPAAIERFNLSDYDLVISSSSAYAKGVLIHKGCLHFCYCHTPTRYLWSDTFDYIENLSGFEKYFKKILPVLLTYLRIWDENASKRPDYFIANSRFVGERIKKYYHRESEVIYPPVEIDKFYISPKIENYFLLVSRFRPYKKIDLAINVFNELGIPLKIIGTGNDKYLKKIAGPNIEFLGNLTDEEKAKYFSKAQALIHPQEEDFGITPLEAMASGRPVIAYRAGGALETIVEGLTGEFFYPQTKKALAKVVSSFEVKKYDPQKIRDYAQKFSKERFKGELINFINKRIKK; from the coding sequence ATGAAAGTAGCTATTATTCATGATTATTTAAACCAATACGGGGGAGCGGAAAAAGTATTAGAAGCTATGCACGAGATATGGCCCGAAGCGCCGATCTTTACTTTATTCTACGACCCGAAAAAAATGCCTCCCCATTTTCAAAAATGGGACATCAGAGTTTCTCCTATTAGCAATTTGCCTTTTGGCACTTCTCATTACCGCGTCTATCTTCCTTTAATGCCTGCGGCTATAGAAAGATTTAATTTATCAGATTATGATTTAGTTATTTCCAGCTCTTCGGCTTATGCCAAAGGAGTTTTGATCCATAAAGGATGCCTTCATTTTTGTTATTGCCATACGCCGACTCGTTATCTTTGGTCAGATACTTTTGATTATATTGAAAATTTATCCGGCTTTGAAAAATATTTTAAAAAAATTTTACCTGTGCTTTTAACTTATCTTCGTATTTGGGATGAAAATGCTTCTAAGAGGCCAGATTATTTTATAGCCAATTCTCGTTTTGTGGGAGAGCGGATAAAAAAATATTATCATCGGGAAAGCGAGGTTATTTACCCACCAGTAGAAATAGATAAATTTTATATTTCTCCTAAAATAGAAAATTATTTTTTGCTTGTTTCTCGTTTTCGCCCTTATAAAAAAATAGATTTAGCCATAAATGTGTTCAATGAATTAGGGATCCCCTTAAAAATTATTGGCACGGGTAATGACAAATATTTGAAAAAAATCGCTGGTCCTAACATTGAATTTTTAGGAAATTTGACCGATGAAGAAAAAGCAAAATATTTTTCAAAAGCGCAGGCGTTGATTCATCCCCAAGAAGAAGATTTTGGTATTACCCCGCTTGAAGCAATGGCTTCGGGTAGGCCGGTTATTGCCTATAGAGCCGGAGGGGCGTTGGAAACAATAGTTGAAGGTTTGACCGGAGAATTTTTTTATCCGCAAACAAAAAAGGCTTTAGCCAAAGTGGTTTCTTCTTTTGAGGTAAAAAAATACGATCCACAAAAAATTCGAGATTACGCTCAAAAATTTTCTAAAGAAAGATTTAAAGGAGAATTAATAAATTTTATAAACAAAAGAATAAAAAAATGA
- the lepA gene encoding Elongation factor 4, with protein sequence MNIRNFCIISHIDHGKSTLADCFLRLTQTIPSDKISPQYLDKMDLEREHGITIKIHPVTMVYKYKGEDYFLNLIDTPGHVDFSYEVSRALASVEGAILLVDGHEGPQAQTLANFALAKKANLTIIPVINKIDLPGLDLEKVAREMVEIFNVKKEDIIYTSAKTGEGVPKLLEAVISRIPSPREENDKPFQSLIFDSFYDNFQGVVSYIRVYQGEIKAGEEIYFCQSKAISKLLEVGIFTPELKAKESLRAGEIGYLKTGLKDIALARVGDTILKNKDKDMEPLAGYEEPSPMVFASFYPRNKSSFALLKDSLAKLKLNDASLEFSPTNHPVLGRGWSVGFLGMLHLEITKERLEREYGQEMVITSPSVAYYFYLKNGDRLEVHDPSEMPDEAKIDKICEPWALVEMIIPFDYYSAILELAKKFRGTSFNWHYLSKEDSSRVVITLEMPLCLLISNFYDKVKGVSSGYASYFWKVIDYRPADISKLDVYLSGQKFSELSIFVYKDEVEIQARAMAEKLKKIIPRQMYEVRIQVMAGGRIVAAERIAPYRKDVTAKLYGGDVTRKMKLLEKQKKGKKKMMVSSHRLNLPTDVYLSLLK encoded by the coding sequence ATGAATATTCGCAATTTTTGCATTATTTCCCATATTGATCACGGCAAGTCTACTCTTGCCGATTGTTTTTTGCGTCTTACTCAAACAATTCCTTCGGATAAAATATCCCCTCAGTATTTAGATAAAATGGATTTAGAGCGTGAACATGGAATTACTATTAAAATACATCCGGTAACAATGGTTTATAAATATAAGGGAGAAGATTATTTTTTGAATCTTATTGATACACCCGGCCATGTTGATTTTTCTTACGAAGTTTCTCGGGCGTTGGCATCAGTGGAGGGGGCGATTCTTTTGGTTGATGGACATGAGGGTCCGCAAGCGCAAACTTTGGCTAATTTTGCTTTAGCTAAAAAAGCAAATTTAACGATTATTCCGGTAATCAATAAAATAGATTTGCCGGGATTGGATTTAGAAAAAGTTGCTCGAGAAATGGTAGAAATTTTTAATGTTAAAAAAGAAGACATTATTTACACTTCAGCTAAAACCGGCGAAGGAGTCCCTAAATTATTAGAGGCGGTTATTTCAAGGATTCCTTCTCCTCGAGAAGAAAATGACAAACCATTTCAATCTCTTATTTTTGATTCTTTTTATGACAATTTTCAGGGAGTGGTAAGTTATATTCGAGTTTATCAGGGGGAGATAAAAGCGGGAGAAGAAATTTATTTTTGTCAAAGCAAAGCGATTTCTAAATTATTGGAAGTGGGAATTTTCACCCCTGAACTTAAAGCCAAGGAAAGTTTAAGGGCAGGGGAGATCGGTTATTTAAAAACTGGTTTGAAAGATATTGCTTTAGCTCGTGTGGGAGATACTATTTTAAAAAATAAAGATAAAGATATGGAGCCACTGGCAGGGTATGAAGAACCATCACCTATGGTTTTCGCCAGTTTTTACCCGAGAAATAAAAGCTCTTTTGCTCTTCTTAAAGATTCTTTGGCTAAATTAAAATTAAATGACGCTAGTTTGGAATTCTCTCCCACCAATCATCCAGTTCTTGGCAGAGGTTGGAGTGTTGGTTTTTTAGGAATGCTTCATTTGGAAATTACCAAAGAGAGATTAGAAAGAGAATATGGTCAAGAAATGGTCATTACTTCCCCTTCTGTTGCTTATTATTTTTATTTGAAAAATGGCGATAGGTTGGAAGTGCATGACCCTTCAGAAATGCCTGATGAAGCAAAAATTGATAAAATTTGCGAGCCTTGGGCGTTGGTGGAAATGATTATTCCGTTTGATTATTACAGCGCTATTTTAGAATTGGCTAAAAAATTTAGAGGAACATCATTTAATTGGCATTATTTAAGCAAAGAAGATTCTTCGCGAGTAGTGATTACTTTAGAAATGCCTCTTTGTTTGCTTATTTCAAATTTTTACGATAAAGTTAAAGGAGTAAGTTCGGGTTATGCTTCTTATTTTTGGAAAGTAATTGATTATAGGCCGGCAGATATTTCTAAATTAGATGTTTATTTGTCCGGGCAAAAATTTAGCGAACTTTCTATTTTTGTTTATAAAGACGAAGTTGAAATCCAAGCTCGAGCTATGGCTGAAAAATTAAAAAAAATTATTCCGCGGCAAATGTATGAAGTCAGGATACAAGTTATGGCCGGTGGGAGAATTGTCGCTGCGGAAAGGATTGCTCCTTATCGCAAAGACGTTACAGCTAAATTATATGGCGGTGATGTTACCCGTAAAATGAAATTATTAGAAAAGCAAAAAAAGGGCAAGAAAAAAATGATGGTTTCTTCCCACCGCCTTAATCTTCCCACCGACGTTTATCTCTCCCTCCTCAAATAA